The nucleotide window ACGGCTTTTCGGCCGGCTGGAAAATTTTATTCTGATCAGCTTTCGCTATTGAGCACGACCGTGATCGCCGTTCCCTGTTTTACTCTTTGACCGGGATTGGGATACTGCCTTAAAATTATGTCAAAGCGCTGATCGATGTCTGTTTCTCTTTTCACCATGCCCAGCGTCAGTTTTTTCGCTTTCAGAATACTTTTTGTAGCATCGAGGGTTTTCCCCTTAAGGTTGGGAACC belongs to Candidatus Omnitrophota bacterium and includes:
- a CDS encoding PASTA domain-containing protein; its protein translation is VPNLKGKTLDATKSILKAKKLTLGMVKRETDIDQRFDIILRQYPNPGQRVKQGTAITVVLNSES